CGACGGGCGTGAGGCAGGGAGCGGTCCCCACGGCGCAGTCGACGTCGGCCATACGGCCGCACTCTCGGCAGATCACGTGGTGATGGTTGTCGCTGACCCGGGCCTCGAAGCGAGCGGGCGACCCCGCCGGCTCGATCCGGCGGACCAGGCCCACGTCCACGAGGGCGCCGAGCGCGTCGTAGACCGCCTGCAGCGAGATCGCGCCGACCTCCGTCCGCACCGCTTCGGCCACGACGTCCGCCGTGGCGTGCGGCTCGGTCGAGACGGCACGGAGCACGGCGAGGCGCTGAGCGGTGACCCGCAGGCCGCGTTCGCGCAGCAGATCCGCCTGGCTCGGGTGCACCCTCCTGACCCTACTAGAGTGGAACCGATCAAGGAATAGAGTCCTTAGTCACTGCCACGTGACGTGCGGGATCAGAGGTGGAACGCCGCTCGCATCGAGGTGGCGGCGGCCGCGGCGCCCAGATGCCCGGGCAGCCCGAGCAGCTCCTCCGTGGTGCGCAGCAGCGAGTAGTGGCTGAAGAACGTCGCCGACCGCGTGCCCGGTCGTGTCGACGCGGCCGCGACGACCGCCGCGACACGGCAGCTGCCGTCAGCGCTCGTCGAGCACGTCTCACCGGCGTACCCGCCGACCCCCTCGTCGTAGGTCACGACGACAGCCATCGTCCCTGCCTGGTACTGCGGGGACGCGACGATCATGGGCAGCCAGCTGCGCAGCCACCGTTCCGGTGCGGCGTTGCTGCAGTCGTGCCCGTCGTCGCACAGGCTCGGCACGACGAGCGCGAAGCTCGGGACCGTACCGGCGCGGAGGGAGTCCGCGAACGGCCCCGCTGCCACCGACCCCAGCGGCAGATCGCGGGCGAGGCACTGCGAGCGGAGGTCAGGGAAGTAGACAGCCGGGTTGTGCTTGGGCGCGTACGGGTAGCTGATCGTCTGCTGGCAGGGGCTTCGCATGTCCTGCTCGTAGCTGGCCCAGCTGAGGTGCGCGGCCACCAGCTGGGAGAACAGCGTCGCCCGCGACTGTGGGCAGGCGGACGGCGCGCAGTCCGCCGTCACCCCGCCGGTGGACCCCGAGACGGCGGCGAGGTAGTTCGGCAGGGAGGGGTGGGAGACGGCGTGCATGTCGGTCGCGAGACCGCAGGCTCGGGCAAGACTGTTCAAGGTCGGCATCGACGCCGACCCCACCACCTGCCCGTAGCTGCGGTTCTCCAGCACGATCCAGACGACCGAGCTGTACGTCCCCGGGCCGACCGCTCGCGTCCCGCACGGGTGGGCGAGCGTCGGCGCGTACTCGCCAGCGCCAACAGGACTCGACGCTGACGCTGATGCCACCACCGGTGTCGAGCCTCCCGAGGACGATGGCCCCGCCGTCGTCGTCACAGGCGTCGTCGACGGGGACGACGTCGACGACTCCCCAGCCGGAGAACACGCGGAGAGCAGGGCTGCGGCTACCGGCACTGCGGCGGCGATCCACCGGTGGATCCGACGGGACAGGCGGGGCACGGCAGGAGCGTGGTCGCGTCCCCTGTGAGTCGCCTGGGACCCTAGGAGAAGAGCCCGCGACGGGAGGACGGCGATGAGTGCTCGAGCGATGGGACTGTGTGCCGCTGCCGTGCTCGGTCTGGCGACGGCGGCCTCCGTCGGCTACCTGGCCGTAGGGCGCAAGCCGTGCCTGACCTGGGGAGCCAGCGACGAGGACGTGCGGCGCTCGATGCCTGGCGACGACCTCATGCCGCAACCAGATCTCGTGGCTACGCGAGCGATCCGCATCGCCGCGCCTGCCAGTGACGTCTACCCGTGGCTGGTGCAGATGGGCAGCGGCAAGGGCGGTGTCTACACCTACGACTGGATCGAGAACCTCTTCGGGCTGAACATGCACAGCGTCGACGAGATCCTTCCGCAGTTCCAGGACCGTCAGGTCGGCGACGTCGAACAGCTCGGGAAGACCGGCCCGCGCCTTCGGATCGAGGTTCTCCGTCCCGACGAGGCGATGGTGATGGCCTCGGAGGACGGCAACTGGGTCTGGGCGTTCGGGCTGTACGCCGCCGACGACGGCTCGACGACACTCGTCAGCCGCAACCGCATCAAGACACCCGGGGCGTCACCCCTGGCTCGGGCGTTCTCCACGCTCGTCATGGAGCCGGGCAGCCTCGTGATGGAGCGGAAGATGCTGCTGGGCATCAGGCAACGTGCCGAGCGGCTGGCACGAGAGCGTTCCCCGCGGGAAGGCGCGAGCGTGACCTTACCGGCAGGGCCGGCGCCTACGCCGTGATGTCGCGCCGGTTGAAGGCGAGCACAGAGAGCCCGAAGAACACCACGCTCGTCGCGAGCAGCAAGGCGAGGTAGCCCACGGACAGCCCGTTTCGCAGCGGGTCGTTGCCGAAGGCCCACTGGAAGGGCGTGACCCTCAGCCAGGGCCGCAGCCCGTGCACCAGAGGCCCCAGCGAGTAGAGCACGAAGGCGGCGATCGCGAGCGTCACCGCCGTCCCGACCGCGATACTGCGCTTCCCCGACCAGGCTCCCACGAGCAACCCGACCCCGGCGTAGACCCACCCGAGCAGCACCGACGACAGGGAGGCGACCGCGAGGCCGCCCCCACCGACATCGGACATCCCCGCCGCGTGCACTCCCACGAGCAGGACCAGCCACAGGAGGAGGCCGAGGACGAGCATGTCGCTGAGCAAGGCGACCAGCTTCTCCAGGAGCACCCGGCTGCGGGTGATCGGAAGGGTCAGCAGGAGATCCGCCGTCCCCCGCTCCTCCTCCAGAGCCGTCGCACCCGAGCCGAAGCTCGTGCCGACCGCGATGAACACGAGCGGGATCGTGAAGCTGAAGAGCTCGGCGCCGATGAAGCCCGGGCCCGACGTGTAGTCGCTCATCCGGAACATCGTCTTCAACGCCTCGGGAAGGCTGTTCACGAACTGGCCAGCACCCGCTGCCGTGCTGCGCACGCTCGGGTACACGCTCAGCTCCATCGCCGACAGAGCGGCCAACCCCGCCGACCAACCGAGCAGGGCACGCCAGTGGTCACGCCACGTCTTGACGGTCAACGCCGGCAGCAGCGCCACCACCTCCCCCCACGTATCCGAGGAAGATCTCCTCGAGGTCGGGCTCGTGGCTGACGACGTTGACGACACCCTGGGCCACGGCTTCGGCGAGCAGCTGCGTCACATGGCCGGTCACTGCGCAGGTCACCACGTTGCCCCGAGCCGTCGCCTCGGTGACTCCCGGGATGGCGGCGAACACTGACGCCTCGGCCGGCCGGCCGAGGTCGAGGTCGAGGCGGCGGACCGCCCGCTCCTTGAGGGCGTCGATGCGCTCGACGACGACGAGGTGGCCGTCGACGACGATGCCGACACGGTCGGCCAGCTGTTCGACTTCCGCCAGGATGTGCGAGGACAGGAACACCGACGCCCCTCGCCCCGTCGTCTCACGCACGATTTCCTGGAAGACCAGCTGCACCAACGGATCCAGGCCAGACGTCGGTTCGTCGAGGACGAGCAGCTTGGGGTCGTGCATGAAGGCCTGCAGCACTCCGAGCTTCTGCTTGTTGCCCTTCGAGAGGTCGCGGATGTGCCGTCCCAGGTCGAGATCGAGCCGCTCGGCGAGCGCGGCCACGCGACCCTTGGGCACGCCGCCACGCATCCGGCCCATGAAGTCGACGAACTCGTGGGCGCGCATGTTCTCGTACATGGCGAGGTCCCCCGGCAGGTACCCCACCTGGTGGCGGACCTCGGCGCCTGCTGCACGGAAGTCTCTGCCCAGGATCGTTGCGCCACCACGAGTCGGACGGAGCAGGCCCAGCAGCAGCCGGATCGTCGTCGTCTTGCCGGCGCCGTTCGGCCCGAGGAAGCCGAAAACCTCGCCTCGACGTACCTCCATGTCGAGGTCCTCGATGCCCCGTTGCGGACCGTAGTACTTGGTGAGCCGCTCCGTTCGCACCACCGCGTCGGAGTCCGACGGCACGCTCACACCCCTGTCTGGGCGGTGACGCGCCCCGAGGCGACCGCCGCCTTCAGCGCCTCGTAGTCCTTCTCGTTGAGGTCCGCGTATGCCGTCGCGAAGTCGGCGATCGCTTGGTCGAAGGCGTCCGACGAGCCGAGGTACGCCGCGATCGCGGTCCGGTCGCCCGACCGCGCGTGGGCCCTCGCCAGCGTCCACCCGCAGACCTGGCCATAGAGGGTCATCCCCCTGGGGACCATCTGCTCGAGGGGTAGCGAACCCTTCCAGTCGCGCAGCTGGCGCACGTAGTAGTCGCGCTCCACGCCGTCGACGCCCACCGCACGTTGCCAGCCCAGGAAGATGTCCGAGCTCGCCTGCATGAGGTGCTGGCCCGCAACGACTCGCGCACCATGGTTGGCGTACGAGCTCGCGCCGACGTAGGCCTCGAGCACCGAGGACTGCGCCTCCTTCGCCTGCAGCAGGAGAGGGTCGCCGTCATCGATGCCCTGCAGCAGCATCACCCACGCCCGGGTTCCGACGCTTCCGACCCCGACCACCTTGCGGGCCATGTCCACCAGCCGGAACTGCTCGAGCAGGTGGCGCCGGTCGGTCTGCAGCGTCCGCCGGTACGAGCGAAGCAGCGAGCGCAACTGCACGAAGAGCTCGTTCGCGTCCTGCTCCGGCAGCAACTCCTGGACGGGGACCACGAGCGGAGGCTGACTGCGGATGCGCACCTTGCCATCGACCACCGTGGTGAGCTTCTTGAACGCCTGCATGCTGTCGTGCGTGCGTGCCTTGGCGAGCATCTCCTCGGTGAGCCTCGCGCGATCGGGCTGCAAGGTCGGGAGCAGACCTCGCAGCTCGCGGTCGACATCCAGCTGGGCGTACCAGACGACGAGGTTCGGCTGTCGCGCGAACAATCGCATGGTCTCCCGGTAGGCGAGCGCGCTCGCGAGGACGACGGCACGTCGCTGCTTGCGGCTGAACCCCTGCTCCCGAGCCGCGATCTCGAGGCTGGCGGCGAGCCGTTTGACGTCCCACTCGAAGGGTCCTGGCAGGGTCTCATCGAAGTCGTTGACGTCGAAGACCATGTTGCGCTCGGGGGTGCCGAAAACGCCGAAGTTGCTGACGTGGGCATCGCCGCACAGTTGGGTCCGCAGGCCTGAGTTCG
This genomic window from Actinomycetes bacterium contains:
- a CDS encoding SRPBCC family protein; the encoded protein is MSARAMGLCAAAVLGLATAASVGYLAVGRKPCLTWGASDEDVRRSMPGDDLMPQPDLVATRAIRIAAPASDVYPWLVQMGSGKGGVYTYDWIENLFGLNMHSVDEILPQFQDRQVGDVEQLGKTGPRLRIEVLRPDEAMVMASEDGNWVWAFGLYAADDGSTTLVSRNRIKTPGASPLARAFSTLVMEPGSLVMERKMLLGIRQRAERLARERSPREGASVTLPAGPAPTP
- a CDS encoding Fur family transcriptional regulator — encoded protein: MHPSQADLLRERGLRVTAQRLAVLRAVSTEPHATADVVAEAVRTEVGAISLQAVYDALGALVDVGLVRRIEPAGSPARFEARVSDNHHHVICRECGRMADVDCAVGTAPCLTPVDALGYEIDEAEVVYWGRCPECTAKSPA
- a CDS encoding alkaline phosphatase family protein gives rise to the protein MVASASASSPVGAGEYAPTLAHPCGTRAVGPGTYSSVVWIVLENRSYGQVVGSASMPTLNSLARACGLATDMHAVSHPSLPNYLAAVSGSTGGVTADCAPSACPQSRATLFSQLVAAHLSWASYEQDMRSPCQQTISYPYAPKHNPAVYFPDLRSQCLARDLPLGSVAAGPFADSLRAGTVPSFALVVPSLCDDGHDCSNAAPERWLRSWLPMIVASPQYQAGTMAVVVTYDEGVGGYAGETCSTSADGSCRVAAVVAAASTRPGTRSATFFSHYSLLRTTEELLGLPGHLGAAAAATSMRAAFHL
- a CDS encoding DUF2252 domain-containing protein, with amino-acid sequence MKHELARLDAEVVAETGAGTSKGLPVLPHPSREDRQRRGRAARTSVPLASLAQLSPPDPRPDPLGLLEQQAATRVPELIPIRYGRMLMSPFAFYRGAALLMASDLSGLPNSGLRTQLCGDAHVSNFGVFGTPERNMVFDVNDFDETLPGPFEWDVKRLAASLEIAAREQGFSRKQRRAVVLASALAYRETMRLFARQPNLVVWYAQLDVDRELRGLLPTLQPDRARLTEEMLAKARTHDSMQAFKKLTTVVDGKVRIRSQPPLVVPVQELLPEQDANELFVQLRSLLRSYRRTLQTDRRHLLEQFRLVDMARKVVGVGSVGTRAWVMLLQGIDDGDPLLLQAKEAQSSVLEAYVGASSYANHGARVVAGQHLMQASSDIFLGWQRAVGVDGVERDYYVRQLRDWKGSLPLEQMVPRGMTLYGQVCGWTLARAHARSGDRTAIAAYLGSSDAFDQAIADFATAYADLNEKDYEALKAAVASGRVTAQTGV
- a CDS encoding ABC transporter ATP-binding protein — translated: MPSDSDAVVRTERLTKYYGPQRGIEDLDMEVRRGEVFGFLGPNGAGKTTTIRLLLGLLRPTRGGATILGRDFRAAGAEVRHQVGYLPGDLAMYENMRAHEFVDFMGRMRGGVPKGRVAALAERLDLDLGRHIRDLSKGNKQKLGVLQAFMHDPKLLVLDEPTSGLDPLVQLVFQEIVRETTGRGASVFLSSHILAEVEQLADRVGIVVDGHLVVVERIDALKERAVRRLDLDLGRPAEASVFAAIPGVTEATARGNVVTCAVTGHVTQLLAEAVAQGVVNVVSHEPDLEEIFLGYVGGGGGAAAGVDRQDVA
- a CDS encoding ABC transporter permease, yielding MVALLPALTVKTWRDHWRALLGWSAGLAALSAMELSVYPSVRSTAAGAGQFVNSLPEALKTMFRMSDYTSGPGFIGAELFSFTIPLVFIAVGTSFGSGATALEEERGTADLLLTLPITRSRVLLEKLVALLSDMLVLGLLLWLVLLVGVHAAGMSDVGGGGLAVASLSSVLLGWVYAGVGLLVGAWSGKRSIAVGTAVTLAIAAFVLYSLGPLVHGLRPWLRVTPFQWAFGNDPLRNGLSVGYLALLLATSVVFFGLSVLAFNRRDITA